From one Rosa rugosa chromosome 4, drRosRugo1.1, whole genome shotgun sequence genomic stretch:
- the LOC133741741 gene encoding uncharacterized protein LOC133741741 isoform X2, whose amino-acid sequence MWIGVQIAQTVQSLTRKASSKYPSPTDIMLAMTRKKSPSLVCNRKCQGDADGYDLVVVDAMHKATCASRICHSCRPNCEAKVTAVDDRYQIGIYTVRKIQYGEEITLDYNSIKESKEEYEASDCLCGSQVCRGGYLNLIGEGSFLEDRTYAAYAAQDGNWIARIATLLVGEDRTQSCIAYEIGRLRSMKCLNAYKIVYSESIGV is encoded by the exons ATGTGGATCGGAGTCCAGATTGCTCAGACGGTTCAATCTCTGACGAGAAAAGCCTCATCGAAATATCCCTCCCCGACGGATATTATGTTGGCCATGACAAGGAAGAAGAGTCCATCTTTAGTCTGCAACAGAAAATGTCAG GGTGATGCTGATGGGTATGATTTAGTTGTTGTTGATGCCATGCATAAAGCAACCTGTGCAAGTAGAATTTGTCACTCGTGCCGACCTAATTGTGAAGCAAA AGTTACTGCTGTAGATGATCGTTACCAGATTGGAATCTACACTGTACGTAAGATTCAATACGGTGAAGAGATCACATTGGACTACAACTCTATTAAGGAG agtaaggaagaatatgaagcATCAGATTGTTTGTGCGGCAGTCAAGTTTGCCGGGGAGGTTACCTGAATTTGATAGGCGAAGGATCATTCTTGGAGGATCGAACATATGCTGCATATGCTGCACAAGATGGAAATTGGATTGCTCGTATTGCAACATTGCTTGTGGGTGAGGATCGAACACAGTCTTGTATAGCTTATGAAATTGGAAGGCTTCGTTCAATGAAATGTTTAAATGCTTATAAAATTGTATATAGTGAATCGATTGGAGTTTGA
- the LOC133741741 gene encoding uncharacterized protein LOC133741741 isoform X1 produces MAVKHGLHRNRAARSHSLLRYLYSFCCLVDFLRRPWPLQLRLLWFFMELKNILEDQMATPLWFFRFPPPLIVVLAPLLILVGLILGFGFYSIFLTSITLIFSTLFFTCSKQKPVLLERLVEEKVVLKSDNESASIQDKEVQEASKNNEAPKYLVAAQSSTPDLVVESACLDDLSTSEESEVLDWPFGDNVDRSPDCSDGSISDEKSLIEISLPDGYYVGHDKEEESIFSLQQKMSGLSQKAIFQQHTLFEFLAEINEEENMIEIDISMGSIKCSRFEIEA; encoded by the exons ATGGCGGTGAAGCACGGGCTCCACCGAAACAGAGCCGCCAGATCTCATTCCCTACTGCGGTATTTATATTCGTTTTGTTGTTTGGTTGATTTTCTTCGTCGGCCATGGCCTCTACAGCTCCG GCTTTTGTGGTTCTTCATGGAGTTGAAAAACATACTTGAAGATCAAATGGCTACTCCTTTGTGGTTCTTCAGATTCCCACCACCATTGATTGTGGTTCTTGCTCCATTGCTTATATTGGTGGGTTTGATACTGGGCTTTGGTTTCTACTCCATCTTCCTAACATCTATAACATTGATATTCTCAACTCTTTTCTTCACATGTTCCAAGCAAAAACCTGTTCTGCTTGAGAGATTAGTTGAAGAAAAAGTTGTTCTTAAGTCTGATAATGAAAGTGCTTCTATACAAGACAAGGAAGTTCAAGAAGCAAGTAAGAACAATGAGGCTCCCAAATACTTGGTAGCGGCACAAAGTTCAACACCAGATTTGGTAGTAGAAAGTGCATGCCTTGATGACTTATCAACTAGTGAGGAGTCTGAAGTACTAGACTGGCCATTTGGAGACAATGTGGATCGGAGTCCAGATTGCTCAGACGGTTCAATCTCTGACGAGAAAAGCCTCATCGAAATATCCCTCCCCGACGGATATTATGTTGGCCATGACAAGGAAGAAGAGTCCATCTTTAGTCTGCAACAGAAAATGTCAGGTTTGTCACAGAAGGCCATTTTCCAACAGCATACTTTATTTGAGTTCTTAGCTGAGATCAATGAGGAAGAAAATATGATTGAAATTGACATATCCATGGGCTCAATCAAGTGCTCAAGGTTTGAGATTGAAGCTTGA
- the LOC133745856 gene encoding uncharacterized protein LOC133745856, which produces MENQSQADNKQLVIAIPADHTNLATDHHEDHENAAAPVTPATQLAAAKKKRGGNQILKAAMVLLRSRSRKSSKAASVEGMTPKSAWKRLVGSMRPLHLQSNHSSPPPPLFEIAAPSTPTGSERYEDVLPPPMSPAHSTGLVSRSSSEDSMQSKYASAVNLQELDRSEQDEDKNKGEVANIYGGDDEHIDAKAEEFIAQFYHQMKLQQSD; this is translated from the coding sequence ATGGAAAACCAATCTCAGGCAGACAACAAGCAGCTGGTGATTGCCATCCCGGCTGACCACACCAACCTAGCCACTGATCACCACGAGGATCATGAAAATGCAGCAGCCCCCGTCACACCAGCCACACAGCTAGCAGCAGCTAAAAAGAAGCGTGGAGGTAATCAAATTCTGAAGGCGGCCATGGTTCTGCTCCGAAGTCGTTCTAGAAAATCTTCCAAAGCCGCCTCCGTGGAAGGAATGACCCCCAAAAGCGCCTGGAAGCGCCTCGTGGGGTCTATGCGGCCGTTGCACCTCCAGAGCAACCATTCCTCACCTCCGCCGCCTTTATTTGAGATCGCTGCACCTTCAACTCCAACGGGGTCTGAACGATACGAAGACGTGCTCCCTCCACCCATGTCTCCTGCCCACAGCACCGGTCTCGTGTCCAGATCCTCATCCGAAGATAGCATGCAGAGCAAATACGCTTCTGCTGTCAATCTCCAAGAGCTGGACCGGAGCGAGCAGGACGAAGATAAGAACAAGGGCGAGGTTGCTAATATATATGGTGGTGACGATGAGCACATCGACGCCAAGGCCGAAGAGTTCATAGCTCAATTCTATCACCAGATGAAGCTTCAACAATCGGATTGA
- the LOC133743739 gene encoding beta-hexosaminidase 2, with protein MLFIIISISILSLLLASPISGSSQSGSINVWPMPRNFSWPEPQANPLSPNFNILSPDHRYLSSAAKRYLHLILSEHHRPLVNPSSSVRVNTSAPPLLTLAITVADLTAPLHHGVDESYTLTIPAAGGTAHLTAQTAWGAMRGLETLSQLVWGNPSLVAVGVYVWDSPLFGHRGLMLDTSRNYYGVEDLLRTIETMSANKLNVFHWHITDSHSFPLLVPSEPELASKGSYGSSMQYSPADVTKIVEFGLEHGVRVLPEIDSPGHTGSWAAAYPDIVSCANMFWWPAGVDWGDRLASEPGTGHLNPLNPKTYQVLKNVIHDVATLFPEPFYHGGADEIVPGCWKADPTIQSFLSRGGTLSQLLELFVNSTFPYIVSHNKTVVYWEDVLLDDNIKVQSAALPRENTILQTWNNGHNNTKRIVSSGYRTIVSSSEFYYLDCGHGDFLGNDSIYDQQTGVTTKDGGSWCGPFKTWQTIYNYDITYGLTEDEAKLVLGGEVALWSEQADPTVLDARIWPRTSAMAESLWSGNRDDKGTKRFAEATDRLNEWRSRIVARGVRAEPIQPLWCIKNPGMCNTVNSLGS; from the exons ATgctcttcatcatcatctccaTCTCTATCCTAAGCTTGTTATTGGCTTCTCCGATCTCCGGTTCTTCCCAATCGGGATCTATCAATGTCTGGCCCATGCCGAGAAACTTCTCGTGGCCTGAGCCGCAGGCCAACCCCCTCTCCCCTAATTTCAACATCTTATCTCCAGATCATCGCTACCTGTCGTCCGCCGCCAAACGCTACCTGCATCTTATTCTCAGCGAGCACCACCGCCCCCTGGTGAACCCCTCCTCCTCCGTCCGCGTCAACACTTCTGCGCCGCCATTGCTGACCCTCGCCATCACGGTTGCCGACCTCACTGCTCCCCTTCACCATGGCGTGGACGAGTCGTACACACTTACCATCCCCGCCGCCGGGGGAACCGCCCATCTGACGGCCCAGACTGCGTGGGGCGCCATGAGGGGTCTCGAGACATTGTCGCAGCTGGTGTGGGGGAATCCCTCGCTCGTGGCGGTTGGGGTGTACGTGTGGGACTCCCCACTGTTCGGGCATAGAGGGCTCATGCTCGACACCTCTAGGAACTACTACGGAGTTGAGGATTTACTTAGGACCATCGAGACCATGAGCGCCAATAAGCTCAATGTGTTTCATTGGCACATCACTGACTCCCACTCTTTCCCGCTACTCGTGCCTTCGGAGCCTGAATTGGCCTCCAAGGGGTCTTATGGATCCAGTATGCAGTACTCTCCCGCTGATGTCACAAAGATTGTGGAGTTCGGTTTGGAGCATGGTGTCAGGGTTCTCCCGGAAATCGACTCACCTG GCCATACAGGATCATGGGCTGCAGCCTATCCCGATATAGTATCATGTGCAAATATGTTCTGGTGGCCAGCAGGAGTTGATTGGGGTGACCGACTCGCGTCCGAACCAGGAACAGGTCATCTAAATCCTTTGAACCCCAAGACCTATCAAGTGCTCAAAAACGTAATCCATGATGTGGCGACATTATTCCCTGAACCATTTTACCACGGGGGTGCTGATGAGATCGTACCAGGTTGTTGGAAAGCGGATCCAACCATTCAATCATTCTTATCGAGGGGAGGAACTCTGAGTCAGCTACTTGAGCTTTTTGTCAATTCCACATTCCCTTATATTGTATCTCATAACAAGACAGTTGTATACTGGGAAGACGTGTTACTAGATGATAACATTAAGGTGCAATCAGCAGCTCTTCCCCGAGAGAATACCATCTTACAAACATGGAACAATGGACACAACAACACTAAACGAATTGTGTCTTCTGGATATCGTACAATCGTGTCATCCTCAGAATTTTACTACTTAGATTGTGGTCACGGTGACTTTCTTGGGAACGATAGCATATATGATCAACAAACAGGTGTCACTACAAAAGATGGAGGGTCATGGTGCGGGCCTTTCAAAACATGGCAAACCATATATAATTATGATATAACATATGGTCTAACTGAAGACGAGGCTAAATTGGTTTTAGGTGGAGAGGTGGCGCTTTGGTCTGAGCAAGCAGATCCAACAGTTTTGGATGCACGAATTTGGCCACGAACTTCAGCAATGGCAGAGTCATTGTGGTCAGGGAACCGGGATGATAAGGGTACGAAGAGATTTGCGGAGGCAACTGATCGCCTCAATGAATGGAGGAGTAGAATCGTGGCTAGAGGTGTTAGAGCTGAACCTATTCAGCCACTATGGTGTATTAAGAATCCAGGGATGTGCAACACTGTTAATTCATTGGGCTCATAG